The proteins below come from a single Zea mays cultivar B73 chromosome 8, Zm-B73-REFERENCE-NAM-5.0, whole genome shotgun sequence genomic window:
- the LOC111589961 gene encoding glutathione S-transferase T3-like → MSQYGSFLSQIDEQPIGTQYSEFPVDGQPEGSRTPAVTKTPTQRTKLANFTAEEDTRVCHAWLAVSCDPIINTGQKRQGFWSRITAAYNSRRGTLLERSTKSLMSRWDTIKTQCSTFAGYMMAVLRQNPSGLSDADKTSLAASRFAAIEKKPFHFLHCWAILKDQPKWMDNHMGQQQQQANANPTHSNTVDLDAEESVPSSFTSKRPLGRDASKEKAKRTKSVDTSSSDSEFMTRMGDLSLERLSVYKTAVSTEEKKLDSMNRNERQKLLLEKKKLNLEKIRLERQKLKEDKEEEIMILSMDLSKCNPLLRQYYEAKQQEILARVTGSTSSGQ, encoded by the exons ATGTCTCAATATGGAAGCTTCCTTAGCCAGATTGACGAGCAGCCTATCGGAACACAATATTCTGAATTTCCAGTTGATGGGCAACCCGAGGGCTCAAGAACACCAGCTGTTACTAAAACGCCAACTCAAAGAACTAAGCTAGCAAACTTCACTGCTGAAGAGGACACAAGGGTATGCCATGCATGGCTTGCTGTTAGTTGCGATCCCATTATTAACACAGGCCAGAAACGTCAAGGATTTTGGAGTAGAATTACTGCAGCATAcaactcaagacgaggaacaTTGCTAGaaaggtccacaaaatctttgatgAGTAGATGGGATACTATCAAAACACAGTGTTCCACTTTTGCTGGATACATGATGGCAGTCCTCCGACAGAATCCTAGTGGACTCAGTGACGCAGACAAG ACATCACTGGCAGCTTCTAGGTTTGCAGCAATTGAGAAGAAGCCTTTCCACTTTTTACACTGTTGGGCTATTCTTAAGGACCAACCAAAATGGATGGACAACCACATGGGTCAACAACAACAGCAAGCCAACGCTAATCCCACACATTCCAACACTGTCGATTTGGATGCTGAAGAATCTGTACCATCAAGCTTCACATCGAAGAGGCCCCTTGGTCGAGATGCTTCGAAGGAAAAGGCAAAGAGGACTAAATCTGTGGACACATCTTCATCAGATTCTGAGTTTATGACACGCATGGGTGATCTTTCTTTGGAGCGCCTGTCAGTGTACAAAACAGCTGTTTCAACTGAGGAAAAGAAGTTGGATTCAATGAACAGAAATGAGAGGCAGAAATTGCTCCTAGAAAAGAAGAAGCTGAACCTGGAGAAAATAAGGCTAGAAAGGCAGAAACTAAAGGAGGACAAGGAAGAGGAGATAATGATCTTAAGCATGGATTTGAGCAAATGTAACCCTCTACTCCGCCAGTACTatgaagccaagcaacaagagataCTGGCAAGGGTTACTGGGTCTACTTCATCTGGCCAGTGA
- the LOC103635474 gene encoding protein ALP1-like produces the protein MNPYLENNFLVRLMEEMEEEEEELQLARHMVNRRRRAHNERRHGGSIPGRVRIHRDHMSGDARIRADYFGANPVYTDAQFRRRFRMRRHVFERLVDVVQQVDPYFIQRPNCAGEIGLSALQKVVAAVRILAYGIPADAVDEYVRIGESTAHEALKHFCTAVQTAFAPYYLRAPNAEDIARLLQVGESRGFPGMLGSVDCMHWEWRNCPSSWKGMFTGRGKHPTMILEAVASYDLWIWHAYFGLPGSCNDINVLHRSNLFERHLSGDTPPVSFTVNGHTYNMGYYLADGIYPDWPAFVKTIRNPYDVRTQHFATIQESARKDIERAFGVLQKRWGVVRGPAYGWSPEHIGDIMKTCIILHNMIVEDEGPLSLNTTFENIGVVADTTQGSLEERNDFVNQRYNQLKDRNKYTQLQIDLIHHHWARHGSGVA, from the exons ATGAATCCCTACTTAGAAAACAATTTTCTTGTGCGCTTGATGGAAGAaatggaagaggaagaagaagagttgcAGTTGGCGAGGCACATGGTCAATAGGAGGCGACGTGCACACAATGAGCGTCGTCATGGTGGTTCGATCCCAGGGCGTGTTAGGATTCATCGTGATCACATGAGCGGCGATGCAAGAATCCGAGCGGACTACTTTGGAGCGAACCCGGTGTACACGGATGCTCAATTTCGTAGGAG GTTCCGCATGCGTCGCCATGTCTTTGAGCGCCTTGTTGATGTTGTGCAACAAGTGGATCCATATTTTATTCAGCGTCCAAATTGTGCGGGTGAGATTGGTCTTTCTGCTctacagaaagttgttgctgctGTTCGAATCCTTGCTTACGGTATTCCGGCTGATGCCGTTGACGAATACGTACGAATTGGGGAATCTACTGCTCATGAAGCATTGAAACACTTTTGCACGGCCGTCCAAACCGCGTTTGCTCCCTATTATCTCCGTGCACCAAATGCAGAAGATATCGCACGCCTTCTCCAAGTTGGCGAGTCACGTGGGTTTCCTGGTATGCttggtagtgttgattgcatgcattgggagtggcgtaACTGCCCAAGTTCATGGAAGGGGATGTTTACAGGGCGTGGTAAACATCCTACCATGATCTTGGAAGCTGTTGCGTCGTATGACCTGTGGATATGGCATGCATATTTTGGTCTGCCAGGTAGTTGCAACGACATAAATGTTCTTCACCGTTCAAACCTTTTCGAAAGGCATCTGAGCGGTGACACACCTCCGGTTTCATTCACTGTGAATGGTCACACGTACAATATGGGATATTACCTAGCAGACGGGATTTACCCTGACTGGCCTGCATTTGTGAAGACAATCCGTAACCCCTATGACGTTAGAACGCAACACTTTGCAACGATTCAAGAGTCTGCTCGAAAAGATATAGAACGAGCTTTCGGTGTACTCCAGAAGAGATGGGGTGTGGTCCGTGGACCTGCATACGGATGGAGTCCTGAACACATTGGGGACATCATGAAAACATGCATAATATTGCACAACATGATAGTAGAAGACGAAGGTCCATTGTCTTTGAACACAACCTTTGAAAACATCGGAGTGGTGGCAGACACAACTCAAGGTTCACTGGAAGAGCGCAACGACTTCGTCAATCAAAGGTACAACCAACTGAAAGACCGCAACAAATATACTCAGCTTCAGATAGATCTGATACACCATCACTGGGCGCGACATGGATCCGGAGTAGCATAG
- the LOC103637060 gene encoding serine/arginine-rich splicing factor SR30, with protein MVVAPPNGEFVNFTVECDWMLVGIKVLDPPNIRPSQLCDIFYQYGRILDIDLKIPPRPPRYAVVEFEDPHDADDAIYGRDEYNFDGYRLHVELAHSGRGQSYSYDRSSSYISACRGGVSRRSDFHVMVTGLPSSVSWQDLKDHMRRAGDVCFSDVYREVGEWMWASKSYVPRLSTNRGGGGWTPSE; from the exons ATGGTGGTGGCGCCGCCGAATGGTGAGTTTGTCAACTTCACTGTGGAGTGCGACTGGATGCTCGTCGGCATCAAAG TCTTAGATCCACCAAATATAAGACCATCACAACTTTGTGACATCTTTTAT CAGTATGGTCGTATTTTGGATATTGACTTGAAAATACCTCCAAGACCTCCTAGATATGCAGTCGTTGAG TTTGAGGATCCACATGATGCTGATGATGCAATTTATGGCCGTGATGAGTATAACTTTGATGGCTACAGGTTG CATGTTGAATTAGCTCATAGTGGCAGAGGCCAGTCTTATTCTTATGATCGTTCAAGCAGCTATATCAGTGCATGCCGTGGAGGTGTTTCTAGGCGCTCTGATTTCCATG TTATGGTCACTGGTTTACCCTCATCGGTATCGTGGCAAGACCTGAAG GACCACATGCGGCGCGCTGGTGATGTCTGTTTCTCTGATGTATACCGTGAGGTCGGAG AATGGATGTGGGCATCAAAGTCCTATGTGCCTAGGCTATCCACCAATCGTGGAGGAGGAGGTTGGACGCCAAG TGAATGA